A region from the Pseudomonas sp. KU26590 genome encodes:
- a CDS encoding putative bifunctional diguanylate cyclase/phosphodiesterase: MTDLHRRNACRLPVLLTIALSTVIGLSILWEFKLEAWVMHWLGLPYDADFEDAERWRFVLTVTGFSLISLIIPTLLLKRLIANTQSSYRRLKEAQLQTETLATYDSLSGLINRRIFMEMVRNQLGLRRPATVMLIDLDHFKAVNDQHGHAAGDTVLVEIARRLEAIADDNGGVAVRLGGDEFCLLFLNFKHQTELCQIAEAAVFQLGAPLSGVAEPSALGATIGISRSWTDAQDASALLHCADTAMYRGKKDGRSTYNFYDSEYEKQHRAQADLELALRRAVDADEIVPYFQPIVALPSQAVVGFEVLARWLKADGSTGAPADFIPVLERLGLIPAMTRSLIKQACRAANRWDDHLRLSMNVSAGMVTDALFPDQLLEQLRQERFAFHRFEVEITEEALVGNLDVARQNLSKLHEHGITVALDDFGIGYSSLYHLTRLSIDKIKIDRSFFEPGQTDHLPMVEAILGMARSLKMQVTAEGVEEFHLPHLPSWLANSGCNYAQGYLYGRPKPASSLFCYIQPAFAQQAG; the protein is encoded by the coding sequence ATGACTGACCTGCACCGCCGCAATGCCTGTCGCCTCCCCGTACTGTTAACGATCGCACTGTCCACCGTGATTGGCCTGTCCATCCTGTGGGAATTCAAGCTCGAAGCCTGGGTCATGCACTGGCTCGGCCTGCCGTATGACGCTGACTTCGAAGACGCCGAAAGGTGGCGTTTCGTCCTGACCGTCACGGGGTTTTCGCTGATTTCGTTGATCATCCCGACGCTCCTGCTCAAGCGCCTGATCGCCAACACCCAGTCAAGCTACCGCCGGCTGAAAGAAGCCCAGCTACAGACCGAAACCCTGGCCACCTATGATTCGCTCAGTGGCTTGATCAACCGGCGCATCTTCATGGAGATGGTTCGAAATCAGCTCGGTTTGAGGCGGCCTGCGACGGTCATGCTCATTGATCTGGACCACTTCAAGGCGGTCAATGATCAGCACGGCCACGCCGCCGGTGACACCGTGCTGGTGGAGATAGCACGCAGGCTCGAAGCGATAGCGGACGATAACGGCGGCGTTGCGGTGCGCCTGGGCGGTGATGAGTTCTGCCTGCTGTTTCTCAATTTCAAGCACCAGACCGAGCTGTGCCAGATCGCCGAGGCGGCAGTGTTTCAGCTCGGCGCGCCCTTGTCCGGCGTCGCCGAGCCTTCGGCGTTGGGCGCTACCATTGGCATTTCACGCTCGTGGACAGACGCCCAGGATGCCTCGGCATTGCTGCACTGCGCCGACACGGCAATGTACCGGGGCAAGAAAGACGGGCGTTCGACCTACAACTTTTATGACAGCGAATACGAAAAGCAGCACCGGGCCCAGGCCGACCTTGAACTGGCACTGAGACGGGCGGTGGATGCAGACGAAATCGTGCCCTACTTTCAGCCGATCGTCGCGCTCCCTTCTCAGGCGGTGGTGGGTTTTGAGGTCCTCGCGCGCTGGCTCAAGGCCGACGGCAGCACCGGAGCACCGGCCGACTTCATTCCGGTGCTTGAGCGCCTGGGATTGATCCCGGCCATGACCCGCTCGCTGATCAAGCAAGCCTGTCGCGCCGCCAATCGCTGGGACGATCACTTGCGCTTATCCATGAACGTCAGTGCCGGCATGGTGACCGACGCGCTGTTTCCCGATCAGTTGCTGGAGCAACTGCGGCAAGAGCGATTTGCGTTTCATCGCTTCGAAGTCGAAATCACCGAAGAGGCCCTGGTCGGCAATCTGGACGTGGCGCGGCAGAACCTGAGCAAGTTGCACGAGCACGGCATTACGGTGGCGCTGGATGACTTCGGCATCGGTTATTCAAGCCTGTATCACCTGACCCGCCTGTCCATCGACAAGATCAAAATAGACCGGTCGTTCTTTGAACCGGGGCAAACCGATCACCTGCCCATGGTCGAAGCGATTCTGGGCATGGCGCGCAGCCTGAAAATGCAAGTCACGGCTGAAGGCGTCGAGGAATTTCACCTGCCCCATCTACCGTCCTGGCTGGCCAACAGCGGATGCAATTACGCCCAGGGCTACCTGTATGGCCGTCCGAAGCCGGCGTCGAGTCTGTTTTGTTACATCCAGCCGGCTTTCGCGCAGCAGGCGGGCTGA
- a CDS encoding MFS transporter: MIMEKQPERPSWPRDIRRLLWMQGVMNASHFMTIPLLALYMSTHLHFGAAALASVMSANLLCAQALPLAAGAIADRFGSHRVIPLGLLLRGLGFLGFSCFDGVSAWIGFAVLAGSGVAFYEGGVYGLFGRQPKDCHSALFASNNQMLNAGAAVGPIIGGLAGQADIRMAFGVSAVLFIGLSAVAYRSKFGSSVRFKSQPVMSSLKLAATHAGLWRLIVVSLPWFFLFPQLYVTFPMYAGQLAGPHAASSIYVVNGVVGLAFLILAKRWMTKVNPASLATWAYLGAGVTFASLAVLRGIEWFLLFIVAYTVVETILLPTLEGMTASLAADGSQGTFFGLMSAAGALSGTAGYYAGSWLIVNRTPVETWSTLGSVGILGFVASLLLLRRPDPRMAAG; the protein is encoded by the coding sequence ATGATCATGGAAAAGCAGCCCGAACGACCTTCCTGGCCCCGCGATATCCGAAGATTGCTGTGGATGCAGGGGGTGATGAACGCCTCGCATTTCATGACGATTCCGCTGCTGGCGCTGTACATGTCAACCCACCTCCATTTTGGTGCAGCCGCCCTTGCGTCGGTGATGTCCGCCAATTTGCTCTGCGCACAAGCGTTGCCACTCGCTGCAGGCGCGATCGCTGATCGGTTCGGCTCGCACAGGGTCATTCCCCTGGGCCTGCTGCTAAGGGGCTTGGGGTTTCTCGGGTTCAGCTGTTTCGATGGGGTGAGCGCCTGGATAGGCTTCGCGGTGCTCGCAGGGTCCGGTGTCGCGTTTTACGAGGGCGGCGTTTATGGCCTGTTTGGCCGGCAACCCAAGGACTGTCATTCAGCTCTCTTCGCTTCCAACAACCAGATGCTGAACGCCGGAGCAGCGGTTGGGCCCATTATCGGCGGTCTTGCGGGACAGGCTGACATCCGCATGGCTTTCGGCGTCAGCGCCGTGCTGTTTATAGGCCTCAGCGCTGTCGCCTATCGGTCGAAGTTCGGCTCGTCCGTGAGGTTTAAAAGTCAGCCCGTGATGAGCAGCCTGAAGCTGGCCGCCACACATGCCGGGTTGTGGCGGTTGATCGTGGTTTCGTTGCCATGGTTTTTCCTGTTTCCCCAGCTTTACGTCACATTCCCGATGTACGCGGGGCAATTGGCAGGCCCTCATGCCGCTTCCTCGATTTACGTGGTGAACGGCGTGGTCGGGCTGGCCTTCCTCATCCTGGCGAAACGCTGGATGACGAAAGTAAATCCTGCGTCACTGGCCACCTGGGCGTATCTGGGCGCGGGTGTGACGTTCGCCAGTCTCGCTGTGCTGCGTGGTATCGAGTGGTTTCTGCTGTTCATCGTGGCCTACACCGTCGTCGAAACCATCCTGCTGCCCACGCTGGAAGGCATGACCGCATCACTGGCAGCGGATGGTAGTCAGGGAACGTTTTTCGGCCTGATGAGTGCGGCAGGGGCGCTTAGCGGCACCGCCGGCTATTACGCGGGAAGCTGGCTTATCGTGAATCGAACCCCTGTCGAGACCTGGTCAACCTTGGGAAGCGTAGGGATTTTGGGCTTCGTCGCCTCCTTGCTGTTACTTCGCCGGCCGGATCCCAGGATGGCTGCTGGCTAA
- a CDS encoding CGNR zinc finger domain-containing protein yields the protein MQTQNQAAPGDLECVRRFINTWCIPNQTRTETDDLPLLVRDAARWREELSLHPRADSDTLEKLLALRSDLRKSCEGLDDNHAQLNAWFSRVALSVQVKSVQGAPQLAVTPADASCIAYMLAAVANATSSGTWSRLKTCGDCRWAFYDHTRNGSKRWCGMTKGGAEGRACGTIAKVSAFRARAAAKKSAKPDVD from the coding sequence ATGCAGACTCAGAATCAAGCCGCACCGGGCGATCTCGAATGCGTTCGGCGCTTCATCAACACCTGGTGTATTCCAAACCAGACGCGCACCGAGACGGATGACCTGCCGTTGCTCGTACGTGACGCTGCAAGATGGCGCGAGGAACTCTCGCTTCACCCTCGGGCCGACAGCGATACCCTGGAAAAGCTATTGGCGTTGCGCTCGGATTTACGCAAGTCGTGCGAGGGCCTCGATGACAACCATGCTCAGCTGAACGCCTGGTTCTCACGCGTTGCGCTGTCAGTGCAGGTCAAGTCTGTGCAGGGCGCCCCCCAGCTAGCGGTGACGCCCGCCGACGCCAGCTGCATCGCCTACATGCTTGCGGCGGTGGCCAATGCAACCTCATCAGGTACCTGGTCGCGACTTAAGACGTGTGGCGATTGCCGTTGGGCTTTCTACGACCACACTCGCAACGGCAGCAAGCGCTGGTGCGGGATGACCAAGGGCGGCGCGGAGGGCAGGGCGTGCGGGACGATCGCTAAAGTCAGCGCCTTCAGGGCGCGTGCTGCCGCGAAAAAGAGCGCGAAGCCGGACGTAGACTAG
- a CDS encoding OprD family porin, protein MTLIKYSTGILGLLAIQNGMAAGLIEDSHATLLARNFYSNADNRDGAAAPNYTQEWGQGFILNFASGFTQGPVGFGVDAVGMLGIKLDSGKGVHYNPTGSARQGNIFPTDSDGRAVDDFSSVGMTLKALVSKTEFRYGTLQPKLPILIASDRLVWQTFQGAQVESREIDNLTLTAGRIDKVKERGSTDEEGLSIAGSNAKLDPVNPGLNTTRSTYSHEFWYGGGSYKATPDLTLQYYYANLTNFYKQHFLGALYGLQLGPGRLTSDIRHWDNSSDGRNGNDPDYFSTGYYGNGVTRGKVDSRLTSGLFTYTLGAHAVSAGYQQVNGSSDAVWLNEGAGTTSYFMTETMSGKFQRAGERAWQLRYAYDFAGMGFPGWSLKTVYTNGDHIKTAAADGKEWTRDTTLAYVVQSGPAKGLSTAVRQGVFRTDMQRDTDEYRVIIDYPISLF, encoded by the coding sequence ATGACCTTGATCAAATACTCAACGGGGATTCTGGGCTTGTTGGCCATTCAGAACGGTATGGCAGCAGGTTTAATCGAGGACAGTCACGCGACGTTATTGGCTCGTAACTTCTACAGTAACGCCGATAACCGCGATGGCGCCGCAGCGCCCAATTACACCCAGGAATGGGGCCAGGGCTTTATTCTGAACTTCGCCTCCGGTTTCACACAGGGCCCCGTCGGTTTTGGCGTCGACGCCGTGGGCATGCTCGGGATCAAGCTGGACTCGGGCAAGGGCGTGCACTACAACCCCACCGGCAGCGCTCGTCAGGGCAACATCTTCCCTACCGATAGCGACGGCCGTGCCGTTGACGATTTCAGCAGCGTCGGCATGACCCTCAAGGCCCTGGTGTCGAAAACCGAGTTCCGTTACGGCACCCTGCAACCAAAATTGCCGATCCTGATCGCCAGTGACCGCCTGGTCTGGCAGACCTTTCAGGGCGCCCAGGTAGAGTCGCGCGAGATCGATAACCTGACCCTCACCGCAGGCCGTATCGACAAGGTCAAAGAGCGCGGTTCAACCGATGAAGAAGGTCTTTCGATCGCGGGCTCCAATGCAAAACTTGACCCGGTCAACCCGGGACTTAATACAACGCGCAGCACCTATTCCCATGAGTTCTGGTACGGCGGGGGTTCATACAAGGCCACCCCTGATCTGACCCTGCAATACTATTACGCCAACTTGACCAACTTTTACAAACAGCACTTTCTGGGTGCCTTATATGGTCTGCAGTTGGGGCCGGGACGTTTAACGTCGGATATTCGTCATTGGGACAACAGTTCCGATGGCCGTAACGGCAACGACCCTGACTACTTCAGTACCGGCTATTACGGCAACGGCGTGACCCGCGGCAAAGTCGACAGCCGTTTGACCAGCGGGTTGTTCACTTACACCCTGGGCGCCCACGCTGTCTCAGCCGGTTACCAACAGGTCAACGGCAGCAGCGATGCGGTCTGGCTTAACGAAGGCGCGGGCACGACCAGCTACTTCATGACGGAAACCATGTCCGGTAAATTCCAGCGCGCGGGCGAGCGCGCCTGGCAGCTGCGCTACGCCTATGACTTCGCCGGAATGGGCTTCCCGGGCTGGTCGCTGAAGACGGTCTATACCAATGGCGATCACATCAAGACCGCCGCCGCCGACGGTAAAGAATGGACCCGAGATACGACGCTGGCCTACGTGGTGCAATCCGGGCCTGCCAAAGGCCTGAGCACGGCCGTCCGCCAAGGTGTGTTCCGCACCGACATGCAGCGAGACACCGACGAGTACCGGGTCATCATCGACTACCCGATCTCGTTGTTTTAA
- a CDS encoding acetyl-CoA carboxylase biotin carboxyl carrier protein, producing MDQQRIKHLIDLLAESDLSALTLSEGGTTVTLSRHGGVPAATLPAETTAAQAIVEPAAAPVKPPPGPNQPGPSQSHSEASQPEPTRRQVCSPLYGVLHLTPSPDEPPFVAIGDAVTAGQTLCIVEAMKMFHQVTAPRAGQVNAILAAGGAEVESGQPLFDLI from the coding sequence ATGGATCAACAGCGCATCAAACACCTGATCGACCTGCTGGCCGAGTCCGACCTGAGCGCACTCACACTTAGCGAGGGCGGCACCACGGTCACGCTGAGCCGCCATGGCGGTGTGCCCGCCGCAACGCTGCCCGCCGAAACGACCGCTGCTCAGGCCATCGTTGAGCCGGCCGCGGCTCCGGTAAAACCCCCGCCAGGTCCAAACCAGCCAGGTCCCAGCCAGTCCCACTCAGAGGCGAGCCAGCCAGAGCCGACCCGCCGCCAAGTGTGCTCGCCGCTGTACGGCGTCCTGCACCTGACGCCCTCGCCGGATGAGCCGCCCTTCGTGGCAATCGGTGATGCCGTGACCGCAGGGCAGACCCTGTGCATCGTCGAGGCGATGAAGATGTTTCACCAGGTCACGGCCCCCCGCGCCGGGCAGGTCAACGCGATCCTGGCAGCGGGCGGCGCCGAAGTGGAATCCGGTCAGCCCCTGTTCGACCTCATTTAG
- the accC gene encoding acetyl-CoA carboxylase biotin carboxylase subunit, with translation MFDKVLIANRGEIALRIQRACHGLGVKTVMVYSQADAQASYLQYADEALCIGPAAPGQSYLNQQAIIYAAQASGAQAIHPGYGFLSENADFSERVEAAGMTFIGPTAACIREMGDKVAAKRAMRKAGVPCVPGPEGALPDDPLLIQRIGDEIGYPVIVKAAGGGGGRGMRMVERSEDLLPAVSVTREEARRAFGNPELYIEKFLGHPRHVEIQVLCDNHGRGVWLGSRDCSQQRRHQKVLEEAPAPGIDAALLAAVGERCVRACQQIGYRGVGTFEFLFEDDEFYFIEMNTRLQVEHPVTELTTCIDIVQQQLRMAMGEPLTFEQRDIRTQGHALECRINAEDPQTFIPTPGRVTRWEVPGGIGVRVDSHVTAGDQVPPYYDSMIAKVITHGATREEALARMRTALSQLRIEGISSNVALHRDILQDPDFCAGSVDIHHLERWLKARRQAE, from the coding sequence ATGTTCGACAAAGTACTGATCGCCAACCGCGGTGAAATTGCCCTGCGCATTCAGCGCGCGTGCCACGGCCTGGGCGTGAAAACCGTCATGGTCTATTCCCAGGCCGATGCCCAGGCGTCTTATCTGCAGTATGCCGACGAAGCTTTATGCATCGGTCCGGCCGCACCCGGGCAGAGCTACCTGAATCAGCAAGCGATCATCTATGCGGCACAGGCCTCCGGCGCGCAGGCCATTCATCCTGGTTATGGCTTCCTGTCCGAGAACGCAGACTTCAGTGAGCGTGTCGAAGCCGCCGGGATGACCTTTATCGGGCCGACCGCCGCGTGCATTCGGGAAATGGGCGACAAGGTCGCGGCCAAGCGTGCCATGCGCAAAGCCGGCGTGCCCTGCGTGCCGGGGCCTGAAGGCGCGTTGCCAGACGACCCGTTGCTGATTCAGCGCATCGGCGATGAAATCGGTTATCCGGTGATCGTCAAGGCCGCAGGCGGTGGCGGCGGGCGCGGCATGCGCATGGTCGAGCGCAGTGAAGACCTGCTGCCTGCCGTCAGCGTCACCCGTGAAGAAGCCCGACGGGCCTTCGGCAATCCGGAGCTGTATATCGAGAAATTCCTCGGTCATCCGCGCCATGTCGAAATCCAGGTGCTGTGCGATAACCACGGCCGGGGCGTGTGGCTGGGCAGCCGTGATTGCTCGCAACAGCGCCGTCATCAGAAGGTGCTCGAGGAGGCGCCAGCGCCGGGTATTGATGCCGCACTGCTGGCGGCCGTCGGCGAGCGTTGTGTGCGGGCCTGCCAACAGATCGGCTACCGCGGCGTCGGCACCTTCGAGTTTCTGTTCGAAGACGACGAGTTCTATTTCATCGAGATGAATACCCGCTTGCAGGTGGAGCACCCGGTGACCGAACTGACCACGTGTATCGACATCGTTCAACAGCAACTGCGCATGGCGATGGGTGAGCCGCTGACTTTCGAACAGCGCGACATTCGCACCCAGGGCCATGCGCTGGAGTGCCGCATCAACGCCGAGGACCCGCAGACGTTCATCCCCACGCCCGGGCGCGTGACCCGTTGGGAAGTCCCCGGCGGCATCGGCGTGCGCGTCGATTCCCACGTGACCGCCGGCGATCAGGTGCCGCCTTACTACGACTCCATGATTGCCAAGGTCATCACCCACGGCGCCACCCGCGAGGAAGCGCTGGCGCGTATGCGCACGGCGCTCTCGCAACTGCGCATCGAAGGCATCAGCAGTAATGTCGCGCTCCATCGCGACATCCTTCAAGACCCGGATTTCTGCGCGGGTTCGGTGGACATCCATCATCTGGAACGTTGGCTCAAGGCCAGACGGCAAGCGGAGTAA
- a CDS encoding acetyl-CoA carboxylase biotin carboxyl carrier protein, producing the protein MHISKIRQIVEWMSSANLAQFELHSGDFSLRLNRPLNSAAGGAAHTAQAIETAAPAPRIGAMATVCGRFLSCHPGRDQAEVQPGDVIAVGAVVGLIQVGDVLLPVTATAAGTVKAFMVEEQQRVDYGTALLSLVHT; encoded by the coding sequence ATGCACATCAGCAAGATTCGACAGATCGTAGAATGGATGAGCAGCGCCAACCTGGCCCAGTTCGAGTTGCACAGCGGCGACTTCAGCCTGCGCCTGAACCGTCCGCTCAACAGCGCCGCGGGCGGGGCTGCCCACACGGCGCAGGCCATCGAAACCGCTGCACCTGCGCCACGGATCGGCGCCATGGCCACGGTCTGCGGACGCTTTCTGTCCTGCCACCCGGGGCGTGACCAGGCTGAAGTGCAGCCCGGCGACGTGATCGCCGTGGGTGCAGTGGTCGGTTTGATCCAAGTCGGCGACGTCTTGCTGCCGGTCACTGCCACCGCAGCCGGTACCGTGAAAGCCTTCATGGTCGAAGAACAGCAACGGGTCGATTACGGCACTGCGCTGTTGTCGCTGGTCCACACATGA
- a CDS encoding LamB/YcsF family protein, whose amino-acid sequence MKIDLNADLGEGFAAYRMGEDEALMQIISSANVACGFHAGDPLIMDTTVRLALAGGIDLGAHVGFPDLLGFGRRPMQIEPRELATYVIYQLGALAGFAAVAGHRLTHMSFHGALGNMAAADADLAGPLIAAVAAFDPNIIISSSTSRAIEGAAELHGLRVATTFLADRAYDKSGLLVPRKLPDSVIKEPGKVRERVRQFLDDGTVTCYSGERIKMDACSILLHGDTAGAVQLARDIREEIQQGGGEIVPISRLIP is encoded by the coding sequence ATGAAAATCGATTTGAACGCTGACCTGGGCGAGGGCTTCGCGGCCTACCGGATGGGCGAGGACGAAGCGCTGATGCAGATCATCTCATCGGCCAACGTCGCCTGCGGTTTCCATGCGGGCGATCCATTGATCATGGACACCACGGTGCGTCTGGCGCTGGCCGGCGGCATTGATCTGGGCGCCCATGTGGGCTTTCCCGATCTGCTCGGCTTCGGTCGTCGGCCGATGCAGATCGAGCCGCGCGAACTGGCCACTTACGTGATCTACCAGCTCGGCGCGTTGGCCGGTTTCGCCGCCGTTGCGGGCCATCGGCTGACCCACATGAGTTTTCACGGGGCGTTGGGCAACATGGCCGCAGCCGATGCCGATCTGGCCGGGCCGCTGATCGCCGCCGTGGCCGCCTTCGATCCGAATATCATTATCAGTTCGTCCACCAGCCGCGCCATCGAAGGCGCTGCCGAACTTCATGGCTTACGCGTGGCGACCACCTTTCTGGCCGACCGCGCCTACGACAAAAGCGGCCTGCTGGTGCCACGCAAACTGCCCGACTCGGTCATCAAAGAGCCGGGCAAGGTCCGCGAGCGGGTCCGGCAGTTTCTCGATGACGGCACCGTCACGTGCTATAGCGGCGAGCGGATCAAGATGGATGCCTGTTCGATTCTGCTGCACGGCGATACCGCCGGCGCGGTGCAACTGGCGCGGGACATCCGTGAAGAAATCCAGCAGGGCGGTGGTGAAATCGTCCCGATCTCGCGCTTGATCCCCTGA